One window from the genome of Zerene cesonia ecotype Mississippi chromosome 1, Zerene_cesonia_1.1, whole genome shotgun sequence encodes:
- the LOC119828939 gene encoding G2/mitotic-specific cyclin-B3: protein MAPTRLASKPIGVNENLNGIVSHGITTRSKQLASLKTYKDNLKAPNKRKADSPLKDMTAKRAAFGDITNAFNKSCANNDKDKSMALKKVTVESKMLPSVKSIKPQTVVNGKTSKTRQLQKVATNVVESVQKHFTKDPPKPVATRAQNGILKNIIRKSLDKENQNQSQSSAKSAKSDVSEPSLYTTALENNSPNETKEEYKTISEKLDKVNLDDTDTKSLDEETESPHKTPEGVADFDLENWNDHYQVSHYAMDIFNYLKGREPLFTIDDYLGRMKGITSWMRALLVDWMVEVQESFELNHETLYLAVKLVDLFLTRSSRSLPEREHLSKEELQLLGASALFIASKFDERIPPLVDDFLYICDGAYTLSQLLKMEINILKVIDFDLGIPLSYRFLRRYARCARVSMPTLTLARFVLEQALLEYALAGASDSRLAAAALYLALRMKGLSHWTPTLHHYTGYELKDIIPLALQLNATLHK, encoded by the exons ATGGCGCCAACAAGGTTGGCATCAAAACCTATCGGCGTCAACGAAAACTTAAATGGCATCGTAAGCCATGGTATCACGACGAGGAGTAAGCAATTGGCTTCTCTAAAGACCTACAAAGACAATCTAAAGGCGCCTAATAAAAGGAAAGCTGATAGTCCCCTGAAAGACATGACGGCGAAAAGGGCGGCCTTTGGCGATATCACAAACGCTTTCAACAAATCCTGTGCTAATAATGATAAAGACAAAAGCATGGCACTGAAAAAAGTCACAGTGGAAAGCAAAATGCTTCCATCTGTAAag AGCATTAAACCACAAACAGTAGTCAATGGGAAGACTTCAAAAACAAGACAGCTACAAAAAGTTGCCACAAATGTTGTTGAAAGTGTCCAGAAACACTTCACTAAAGACCCACCGAAGCCTGTAGCCACTCGCGCTCAGAACGGCATtcttaagaatattattaggaAATCACTTGACAAAGAGAACCAGAATCAGAGTCAGAGCTCAGCGAAATCGGCGAAGAGTGATGTCTCGGAGCCTTCTCTTTACACGACTGCTTTGGAAAATAA TAGCCCAAACGAAACTAAAGAAGAGTACAAGACGATTAGCGAAAAACTCGATAAGGTTAACTTGGATGACACCGACACCAAGTCCCTCGATGAGGAGACAGAATCACCGCACAAGACGCCCGAGGGCGTGGCTGACTTTGacctggaaaactggaatgaTCACTACCAGGTCTCCCATTACGCGATGGATATTTTCAACTATTTGAAGGGTAGAGAG CCTCTCTTCACAATCGACGATTACCTCGGCCGGATGAAGGGCATTACGTCCTGGATGAGAGCGCTCCTGGTGGACTGGATGGTGGAGGTGCAGGAGAGCTTCGAGCTGAACCACGAGACGCTGTATCTCGCGGTGAAGCTGGTGGACCTGTTCCTCACCCGCTCGAGCAGGAGCCTGCCGGAGAGGGAGCATCTGAGCAAGGAGGAGTTGCAGCTGCTGGGAGCTTCGGCTCTTTTTATAGCGTCTAAATTTGAT GAAAGGATCCCGCCCCTTGTAGACGACTTCCTTTACATCTGCGACGGCGCGTACACGCTCAGCCAATTGCTCAAGATGGAGATCAACATATTAAAAGTTATCGACTTTGATCTCGGCATTCCGCTCTCGTACAGGTTCCTCAGGAGATATGCTAGG TGCGCGCGCGTGTCGATGCCGACGCTGACGCTGGCGCGCTTCGTGCTGGAGCAGGCGCTGCTGGAGTACGCGCTGGCGGGCGCGTCCGACAGCCGCCTGGCCGCCGCCGCGCTCTACCTGGCGCTGCGCATGAAGGGCCTCTCGCACTGGACGCCCACGCTGCACCACTACACCG